TACAAAGAAACCCGGCTGTCAGCCGGGAGCGATCAAGAAAGGCTGATTAGCAGCGAGCAACACAGAAGCGCAGCGGCAATGGCAGTGAAGTGGCAAAGTTGGCCAAGAAGTGCTGTGAACAGGCAGAATGAACTTGTCGTCCGCAGTTCAAGTCGTGGCATTCGCAATCAGCATCCACGGCGATGGGATTGGAAGATTCCCACGCACGAGAAAGTGCATGGCCTACCAGATCGATCGACTCAACTGCCGGTGTGCGCGGCAGTTCCGTTTCGTCCGATTCTTCTGATTCGCTGCCAGGCTGCGGCAGGTCCACATGCACATGCCAGCTGAAGAAAATATCGCCGAACAAGTTGGTGCCTGGATGATGCGAACGCAAATGTTCCTGCAAAGAACAATTTGCCACTTCCGAGCAATTTCCCAATGTGCCGTGAGCATGGCACCAGGGAAGCGGTCCTTGCCAGGCAACGACCAGCAGCAGACAGCGCAACAGCCAACTCACACCGCGGCGAGTGCGAGCACGAAGATGCGATTGATTGCGGTAGTGAAGCATGGCGATTCTGGGCGGGCAGAAACAGGCTGGCTGCTAGAATTGGCTGGCTGGAACCCGACAGACTTAGCCTAGCTTCGTCGCACAGAAACCGTCAAGGCATTTTCTGGGGGCGACTTACCGCATTCGGGGGAATTGGCCGGCGTAATTCAAGTCAGGGCGCGGGGTCGGGTTGAATTGGTTCGAAGATGACAAGTTCTTCGTCGCGAGCGGTCGGTTGAATCAGCCCCAATTGCACCAGGCGGCGGATCAGGCGGGCTCGATGAACACCCAGCAACTCGGCAGCCTTGGTTTTGTTGCCACTCGATTTCTTCAAGGCCCGCTGTAGCAGTTCTTTCTCAACTTCGGCTAGAAAGTCGTCGAGCTTGATATTTGGCTCCGCCACAGGCTGATGCAGGAGCGACTCCCGGCCATGATGCAATCGCTCCGGCAAGTCGGCAGCGGTGATGAGCGGCGCGACTGCTCGCTCGCAAGCCTCGCGCACGGTTTCTGCCAACTCTTCGACATTGCCCGGCCACCCGAACAACGTGAGGAGTTCAATCGCGTCATTCGCAAACCCGCTGTGCTGAGTTTCGCCGCGGCTGTTGTATTGCTCCAAGAAGTGCTGCGCTAGCAGTGGCACATCGTCTAAACGTTTAGCGAGCGCAGGAACGGTGAGCGTAAAGGTGCTGAGAGCGAATGCCAGATCGAGACGGAATTTGCCGCGCGCGGCCAACTTGTGCAACGAGCGGGTCGCTGTCGAAATGGTCTGCAATTCAACCCCGGGGAGCAACAAAAAGCCGGCCAACTCCTGCTGGGCATCCGCGCGCAATTGATCGACATCGGTGAGTAAGAGTGCTGGCGGCCGACGATATTGCTGACCTTCCCGTTGTTTCAGGAAGCGCGTTAGTGTCAGCTGCATCAGTTCCGCGTCCATCACCGGACAATCGACGGAAGCAAGCGGCCCGATCTTGCTTGCATCGCCGACATAGTGAATCGCCCGTGCCAGTTGCCGTCTGCCGCTTCCTTTAGGCCCGACCATCAATACGCGTACGTTTGCCTGCTGTGCGACTTTCACTTGCTCGCGCAACCGCTTGAGCGCGTGACTTTGACCGATAAGTGGACTGAGAAAAAGCTCGGGATCGAGTTCCCGCCGCAGCTG
Above is a window of Anatilimnocola aggregata DNA encoding:
- a CDS encoding helix-turn-helix domain-containing protein, with protein sequence MPRPASPARLLLKYLDRATNPVYLVDGERRLQFANEACCQWLGRTADELQGLVCNYLATSPRENQPPAELSLGPPPEAFKVPALSGEVFGGTASGEGQIRSAVFHSMAETSGSEHPSAAVLVIVGDVVSAAQVSNDLQASPTARLSHLQLLQLRRELDPELFLSPLIGQSHALKRLREQVKVAQQANVRVLMVGPKGSGRRQLARAIHYVGDASKIGPLASVDCPVMDAELMQLTLTRFLKQREGQQYRRPPALLLTDVDQLRADAQQELAGFLLLPGVELQTISTATRSLHKLAARGKFRLDLAFALSTFTLTVPALAKRLDDVPLLAQHFLEQYNSRGETQHSGFANDAIELLTLFGWPGNVEELAETVREACERAVAPLITAADLPERLHHGRESLLHQPVAEPNIKLDDFLAEVEKELLQRALKKSSGNKTKAAELLGVHRARLIRRLVQLGLIQPTARDEELVIFEPIQPDPAP